Proteins from one Bacteroides zhangwenhongii genomic window:
- a CDS encoding cation diffusion facilitator family transporter, whose amino-acid sequence MSREKILIKTSWISTIGNAILSVSKIIIGLFAGSLAVVGDGIDSATDVLISIVMIFTARVMNRPPSKKYVFGYEKAEGIATKILSLVIFYAGMQMLVSSIQNIFCDEMKEIPSAIAIYVTIFSIIGKLLLASYQYKQGKKIDSSMLTANAINMRNDVIISAGVLLGLLFTFLLKLPILDSITGLIISLFIIKSSIGIFMDSNVELMDGVKDVNVYNKIFEAVEKVPGASNPHRVRSRMIGNRYIITLDIEVNPHITITQAHEIAGAVEKSIEDSIDNVYDILVHVEPAGECQTDEKFGVNKGMV is encoded by the coding sequence TCCGTATCCAAAATCATAATCGGTTTATTTGCCGGTAGTTTAGCGGTAGTCGGCGACGGTATCGACTCGGCAACCGACGTCCTCATCTCTATCGTTATGATTTTTACGGCAAGAGTGATGAATCGTCCGCCTTCAAAGAAATATGTGTTCGGTTATGAGAAAGCGGAAGGGATCGCGACTAAAATCTTGTCACTTGTGATATTCTATGCTGGTATGCAGATGTTGGTATCATCCATCCAAAACATCTTTTGCGATGAAATGAAAGAGATACCGTCAGCCATCGCTATCTATGTGACTATATTCTCTATTATCGGTAAGCTACTATTAGCTTCATATCAATACAAGCAAGGAAAGAAAATAGACAGCTCCATGCTGACGGCAAATGCGATTAATATGCGTAATGATGTCATTATTTCGGCAGGAGTTTTATTAGGATTACTGTTTACTTTCCTACTTAAGTTACCCATACTCGACTCAATAACAGGATTGATAATCAGTCTCTTTATCATCAAATCTTCCATCGGTATTTTCATGGACTCAAATGTAGAGCTTATGGATGGTGTAAAAGATGTCAATGTATACAATAAGATATTCGAAGCCGTCGAGAAAGTGCCGGGCGCAAGCAATCCGCATCGGGTCAGATCACGAATGATAGGAAACCGGTATATCATCACTCTCGACATTGAAGTGAATCCTCATATAACCATCACACAGGCACACGAAATTGCCGGAGCCGTAGAAAAAAGCATAGAAGACTCCATAGACAATGTATATGATATTTTAGTACACGTAGAGCCTGCCGGAGAATGTCAGACAGATGAGAAATTCGGAGTGAACAAGGGTATGGTCTGA
- a CDS encoding RloB family protein: MAATKGKNINPRVERKITRISGVREVKQTFLIICEGVNTEPDYFNAFRLTSANVKAVGQGMGTLTLVQKAINIKEQEKRKGRIYNQNWVVFDKDDFPENDFNSAILLAQQNGFEVAYSNQAFEFWFLLHFNLYQGALHRSRYEKMLSTLLGFSYTKKSGVSSKMFNALFSKQEQAINHAKTIMKQFDGNNPAQQESSTTVYLLVEELNKFL, from the coding sequence ATGGCGGCTACAAAAGGGAAAAATATAAATCCGCGTGTCGAAAGAAAGATAACTCGTATCAGTGGTGTGCGTGAAGTGAAACAAACATTTCTGATTATTTGTGAAGGAGTGAATACAGAACCGGATTATTTTAACGCTTTTCGTTTGACTTCAGCCAATGTGAAAGCTGTAGGGCAGGGTATGGGAACATTAACATTAGTGCAGAAGGCTATCAATATAAAAGAACAGGAAAAGCGAAAAGGACGGATATATAACCAGAATTGGGTGGTTTTTGACAAAGATGACTTTCCTGAAAATGATTTCAACTCTGCGATTCTCTTGGCACAACAGAATGGTTTTGAAGTGGCTTATAGCAACCAAGCTTTTGAGTTTTGGTTTTTACTTCATTTCAATTTATATCAAGGAGCTTTACATCGTTCCAGATATGAAAAAATGTTGAGCACTTTACTGGGATTTTCCTATACAAAAAAATCGGGTGTAAGTTCTAAAATGTTCAATGCTTTGTTTTCTAAACAAGAGCAAGCCATAAATCATGCTAAAACTATCATGAAACAATTTGATGGCAATAATCCGGCACAACAGGAATCTTCTACTACTGTTTACTTGTTGGTAGAAGAATTGAATAAATTTCTATAA
- a CDS encoding AAA family ATPase: protein MVIQFKIGNFLSFKEQSTLSLVASALKEIQVPAEDIIFSVGNVGLSLMKSAVVYGANASGKSNFIKAFEFFKWYVINSSKDIQAGERVNIESFRLNSLTVNEPSYFEAIFCDEDNQYRYGFEADNSLVHSEWLYQKANKKRAKEVELFYREKDNFDIHTKFVVGKELAGKRMVRANALLLSVAAQFNDPIAVEIMKWLNDTTIISGSNDEKIWNTATIQLDDIKIKQRVVEFSRYADLGIENIEKIDNTIVSTHTQYDEKGYEVKTVTFPFRKNESEGTIKYFSLAYPIIDALDNGKRLIIDEFDSKMHPLLTCRIIALFNSKETNPKNAQLIFTTHDTNLLSANIFRRDQIWFTQKDRYGATELYSLAEYKIRNDASFEKDYLSGKYGAIPIVGDLTRLFNIQEN from the coding sequence ATGGTTATTCAATTTAAAATAGGAAACTTTTTATCCTTCAAAGAACAATCTACATTGTCATTGGTTGCATCGGCTTTGAAAGAAATACAGGTTCCGGCTGAAGATATAATCTTTAGTGTAGGAAATGTCGGATTATCCTTAATGAAGAGTGCGGTTGTTTATGGTGCTAATGCATCCGGGAAATCCAATTTTATTAAGGCGTTTGAATTCTTTAAATGGTATGTGATAAACTCATCGAAGGATATTCAAGCGGGAGAACGGGTTAATATAGAAAGTTTCCGGTTGAATTCGCTCACTGTGAATGAACCAAGTTATTTTGAAGCCATATTCTGTGATGAGGACAATCAATATCGTTATGGTTTTGAGGCTGATAATTCATTGGTACATTCGGAGTGGCTCTATCAAAAGGCTAATAAAAAGAGAGCTAAGGAAGTGGAATTATTCTATCGGGAAAAAGATAATTTTGATATTCATACCAAATTTGTCGTTGGTAAAGAGCTTGCGGGTAAACGAATGGTGAGGGCGAACGCATTGTTACTATCTGTTGCAGCTCAATTTAATGATCCGATAGCGGTGGAGATAATGAAATGGCTGAATGATACCACTATTATTTCAGGCTCTAATGATGAAAAGATATGGAATACTGCAACCATCCAATTGGATGATATTAAAATAAAGCAAAGAGTTGTAGAGTTTTCCCGTTATGCTGATTTAGGCATTGAAAACATTGAGAAAATAGATAATACTATCGTTAGTACGCATACACAGTACGATGAGAAAGGGTATGAAGTGAAGACTGTTACTTTTCCATTCAGAAAAAATGAATCGGAAGGCACAATAAAGTATTTTTCTTTAGCGTATCCTATCATTGATGCCTTGGATAATGGAAAGCGTCTGATTATAGATGAATTTGATTCTAAAATGCATCCACTTCTTACGTGTAGAATTATTGCCTTGTTTAATTCAAAAGAAACAAATCCGAAAAATGCTCAATTGATTTTCACTACTCATGATACCAATTTATTGAGTGCTAATATCTTCCGACGAGACCAGATCTGGTTCACACAGAAAGACCGCTATGGAGCAACTGAGCTTTATTCATTGGCAGAGTATAAAATACGTAATGACGCTTCGTTTGAAAAAGATTATTTATCTGGAAAGTATGGAGCAATTCCAATTGTTGGAGATTTAACCCGTTTGTTCAATATCCAAGAAAATTAA